In Chryseobacterium oryzae, the genomic stretch CTAGGCAAGTAAAAAGTTTCCCTATACTTTTGCCTCGTCAAACAAGTAAAAAAGTTCAAAGTGATGAAAAGATTTATTCTCGTAATCATAATGATGATTTCAACCTTCGGTATTTATTCTTTCAAGAATAATGCCGCAGATGCGAAGAAAACAAGTTATGCGTCTTACTACCACAGTAAATTTAATGGTAGAAAAACAGCCAGCGGAGAGATTTTTGATAATAAAAAACTTACCGCAGCTCACAGAACAATTCCTTTTGGTACTGAAGTAAAAGTTACCAATCTGAATAATGGAAAAGAGGTAATCGTAGTGATTAATGACAGAGGACCTTTCCATTCTTCAAGGGCATTAGATATGTCTAAGGCGGCGTTCGAAGAAATCGGAAATACCAATCAGGGTACTATTCCGGTTGAATATGAAATTGTCGATTAATTTATGATTTAATTAAAAAAAACAGGTTTCAATAATTTGAGACCTGTTTTTTTATGACTTTTTCACAGCCCATATTTGCATTGTTTTTAGCGGATTTGTTTAAAGGCTTTTTAGTAAATTAGCACCAAATAAATTTAATTATATGATTTCAGCAAAATATCTTGAAAACTTACAGAACGAACTCAAAAATATAGAGAATGATGGTCTTTATAAGAGAGAAAGAATCATTACATCCCAACAAAGTGCAGAAATAGAAGCGAACGGAAAGAAATTGCTGAATTTTTGTGCCAACAATTATTTGGGTTTATCCAATAATCCGGAAGTGATGAAAGCTTCTCAGGATATGATTGAATCTCATGGATACGGAATGTCTTCGGTACGTTTTATTTGTGGAACGCAGGATATTCATAAGCAACTGGAAGAAAAAATATCAAAATTCTTAGGTCTTGAAGATACAATACTTTATGCAGCATGTTTTGATGCCAATGGAGGAGTTTTCGAACCCTTATTCTCTGAAGAGGATGCTATTATTTCGGATGAACTGAATCATGCTTCTATTATTGATGGTGTTCGTCTTTGCAAAGCCGCAAGATACCGTTACAAGAATAACAATATGGAAGATTTGGAAGCACAGCTTATCGCCGCTTCTGAAAAAAATCACAGATTTAAAATTATTGTTACCGATGGCGTTTTTTCTATGGACGGTATTGTTGCAGATCTAAAAGGAGTTTGCGATTTGGCAGATCAATATGATGCACTTGTAATGGTAGACGATTCTCATGCTACCGGATTTATCGGAAAAACAGGTCGCGGAACCCATGAAGCCAATGAAGTAATGGGAAGAGTAGATATTATTACTTCTACACTAGGAAAAGCTTTAGGAGGTGCTTTAGGAGGATTTACTTCAGGAAAAAAAGAGATTATTGATATGCTGAGACAACGTTCCAGACCTTATTTATTTTCTAATTCTCTTGCACCAGGAATTGTGGGAGCTGCAATGAAGGTTTTGGATATGATTTCGGATGATACTTCTCTTAGAGACAAAGTAATGCAGAATGCAGAATATTTCAGAACCCAAATGAAAGCAAAAGGCTTTGATATTCCCGATGGAGATGCTGCGATTGTTCCGGTAATGCTTTATGATGCACCGTTATCACAAAAAATGGCAGAGAAACTGATGGATGAAGGAATTTATGTAATCGGGTTTTTCTATCCTGTAGTTCCTAAAGGTAAAGCCAGAATAAGAGTTCAACTTTCGGCAGCCCATACTCAGGAGCATTTAGATAAAGCTATTGCTGCTTTCGAAAAAGTTGGAAAAGAGTTAGGAGTTATTTAAATTGGATTCATATACCTAAAAAAAGCCGCTGAAAAATTGTTCAGCGGCTTTTTTTGTATTTTAAACTGATAATAAAATATCATAAATTCAGAAAATTAATATTACTTTCTAAATTATGGAAGTTTTTTTAGGGAAAGTAAAACTGCTTTATTTTCACACTTTTCGAAAGTAATTTCGTAGGCAGGTTTTTTTTCCGGATACGTTAAAAGATAGTCTGGACAAGGTTTTTTCTGAGCATGGCTTTTGTCGAAATCTATTTTTCCGTTGGTAATAATGCTGTCTTTCAGGAATTTTTCGTTGATTTTTAAAGCATTCATCTCTGTTTTGAATTGATCTGAATATTCAAAATCTTTAGAAAGTGTTTCGGCAATAACCCTGCTGTTGGGTAAATAACCACTGCAGCTTACACCTTTTTTATTAAGTACAAAAAAAACGATAATAAGTCCGGGAACCAGACCAATTACAAAGAATTTTATTTTTTTCATTAGAAAATTAAAAGATTGATGTCGTGATACGTAAGTCCGAAACGGTCGCAGATTACTTTTTTAGTATGTCGTCCTTTGTACATATATAAGCTTTGCTTCATTTCATTTTTGCGTAAAAGCATATTTTCGAAACCGCCTTCTTCGTCATAATTCAAAATATAAGAAAGAAAGAAATTAGAAATTGCCTTGGTTGTAGTTCTCGGCATTTTTGAAGTTAAATTCGGAAGTCCACAATGAATTACGCCATGTTTTATAATATACGGATCTTCCATTGTTGTAAGTTCGGAAGTTTCTATTGCTTTCCCGTTGTCGATTCCGATGTCTATAATAACACTGCCTTTCTTCATTTTTATAACCATTTCTTCGGTAACAATAGGCTGCATATTGAGTCTTGGTAAAGCTCCGATAACAACATCTGCTCTTCTTAAGCTTTTGCTGAGCTCTTTAGGATCGATTATTGAAGTAGGAACTCTGCTGTCTACCAAAGTATGAAGCCTTCTCAGTTTGGAAAGAGAATTATCGAAAACTTTTACACTTGCCCCTAAACCTATGGCTGCTTTTGTTGCAAATTCTCCTACAATTCCGGCTCCTAAAACTACTACTTCCGCAGGTCGAACACCGGTTATTCCGCCAAGCATTAATCCATTGGATAATGCTAATAATTCTGATGAATAAAGAATAGAAACTGTACCGGCAATTTCGCCGATTAACCTCACCAATGTAAGTTGTTTGTATTCGTCTGCAATAAATTCGAACGCAATAGCATTAATTTTTTTCTCAGCGAGTTTCAGAAAATAATCTTTATCTCTTAAATTGATCTGTAGAGCAGAAACAAGATAAGAATTAGGTTTAAGATATTCTGTTTCTTCTTCTGTGGGAGGGTTAATTTTAAGAACTAAATCCTGAGCAAATGCTTCTTTAGGATCTTCTGTAATTCTGGCTCCAGATTCTGAATATTGTAAGTCGGTAAAGAATGAGCTTTTTCCTGCACCAGATTCAATAATAATTTCGTGACCATGTTCTACCAAAACCTGTACAGCATCTGGCGTAATACACGTTCTTCTTTCGTTGAGACAGGTTTCTTTTGGAATTCCTATACTGAATTGTTTCCCTTTTTTAATTACATCCAGTTTTTCTTCTTTCGGCATCAGTTCTTCTTCTGAAAAAGGTGTAAAAATATGTGTAGTACTCATGATTATTCAATTAAAGACTTACTATTTTTATCAGACAAAGATATCATTTTTAATCGAATGAAATCTCTCTGCTTTCACCAGTATTTTCAATAGTCATTGTATGAAAATTCAAGCCCTGCAATTCTGCTTCATATACTTCCGGCCATTCTATTATACAGAGATAAGAATTATCTAGATATTCTTCAATACCGATATCGTAGACTTCATCAATGTTTTTAAGTCTGTATAAATCAAAATGAAAAATTTTTCCTTTTGGAGAATTATATTCGTTTACAATAGAGTAGGTGGGAGAGCTTACTTCATCTTCACTTCCCAGATTTTTAATCAAAAATTGGGTAAATGTTGTTTTACCCGCTCCTAAATTTCCTTTTAACAGCAAGATATTATTTTTGAATTCAGGAAGAATAGAATCTGCGACTTTTTGCCAGTCGCTCTTTTGATGAATGATGAATTGCATAAGCAAATATAAGTATTTGTCCTAAATTTTTGTCGTAAGTATAAAATAAAACTGACTGAAACAAATCAGTCAGTTAGAGGTAACTTCAAAGTTTTATATGAATGTGAAGTCTTAAAATCTTTCACAAGTTATGGTGTAAAAGTAAGGCGTAACCCCGTTTTGAGTGTCACCACTTTGTCTTTGCAAAAAAGTAATACGATAAAGAGCATTGGTATTAGGATAGCTTAAATATACTTCGTCGAACACATTATGATCAAAATTCGCATCTAATTTTTGCCATGTAGAACTCGTTATATTAACGGACTGCTGCATAGAAAGGACGTTAGGTGACACAAAACTAGAGCTACTTGCATTGGTTTTATGTATATAACTATAATATACTTTTGTTGAAGAATTAACCGGTGCAGGATCGGATGAAAGCGAGATAAATGGATACACTTTATTGTTTTCAACATCGAATTTCAATCTAAATCTGTCACATTTCATTTCGGAGCCATATGTGGATAGATTGGAAACGTAATTAATCTTCTGATTTGTTAAAATTTCATCCTGAATCTTTGCTATCATATTTGCTTTATCCCATCTTCCAAGATTACCGTTAGCATCTGCTACTACTACATCTTTGTAGCTTGTATCTGTGGTTTTGTCTGTTAGGGTACGAACTCTTAAATTTCCGTTTAAATCTAATGTTGCTGTAGGGTTAGTAGTTCCTATTCCGACATTTTGTGCGTAAAAAAACAGATTTAATAATAAACTGATTAGTAAATATAAATTTTTCTTTTGCATAATTTTATAAAGATTGCATTGAAAACCGCTCACAGATGATCCCGTAAAGATATTTGTTAGTTCCGGAATCGTTATTCGTATTCTTTGTTAAGGTTACTCTATACAGTGTTTTTTGGTTGGGTGGCACAATGGTATAAATTCTTATCGTATTGTCCGTAGAAGACGGAAAGAG encodes the following:
- a CDS encoding septal ring lytic transglycosylase RlpA family protein, coding for MMKRFILVIIMMISTFGIYSFKNNAADAKKTSYASYYHSKFNGRKTASGEIFDNKKLTAAHRTIPFGTEVKVTNLNNGKEVIVVINDRGPFHSSRALDMSKAAFEEIGNTNQGTIPVEYEIVD
- the kbl gene encoding glycine C-acetyltransferase — translated: MISAKYLENLQNELKNIENDGLYKRERIITSQQSAEIEANGKKLLNFCANNYLGLSNNPEVMKASQDMIESHGYGMSSVRFICGTQDIHKQLEEKISKFLGLEDTILYAACFDANGGVFEPLFSEEDAIISDELNHASIIDGVRLCKAARYRYKNNNMEDLEAQLIAASEKNHRFKIIVTDGVFSMDGIVADLKGVCDLADQYDALVMVDDSHATGFIGKTGRGTHEANEVMGRVDIITSTLGKALGGALGGFTSGKKEIIDMLRQRSRPYLFSNSLAPGIVGAAMKVLDMISDDTSLRDKVMQNAEYFRTQMKAKGFDIPDGDAAIVPVMLYDAPLSQKMAEKLMDEGIYVIGFFYPVVPKGKARIRVQLSAAHTQEHLDKAIAAFEKVGKELGVI
- a CDS encoding alanine dehydrogenase, coding for MSTTHIFTPFSEEELMPKEEKLDVIKKGKQFSIGIPKETCLNERRTCITPDAVQVLVEHGHEIIIESGAGKSSFFTDLQYSESGARITEDPKEAFAQDLVLKINPPTEEETEYLKPNSYLVSALQINLRDKDYFLKLAEKKINAIAFEFIADEYKQLTLVRLIGEIAGTVSILYSSELLALSNGLMLGGITGVRPAEVVVLGAGIVGEFATKAAIGLGASVKVFDNSLSKLRRLHTLVDSRVPTSIIDPKELSKSLRRADVVIGALPRLNMQPIVTEEMVIKMKKGSVIIDIGIDNGKAIETSELTTMEDPYIIKHGVIHCGLPNLTSKMPRTTTKAISNFFLSYILNYDEEGGFENMLLRKNEMKQSLYMYKGRHTKKVICDRFGLTYHDINLLIF
- the tsaE gene encoding tRNA (adenosine(37)-N6)-threonylcarbamoyltransferase complex ATPase subunit type 1 TsaE, whose product is MQFIIHQKSDWQKVADSILPEFKNNILLLKGNLGAGKTTFTQFLIKNLGSEDEVSSPTYSIVNEYNSPKGKIFHFDLYRLKNIDEVYDIGIEEYLDNSYLCIIEWPEVYEAELQGLNFHTMTIENTGESREISFD